DNA sequence from the Suricata suricatta isolate VVHF042 chromosome 14, meerkat_22Aug2017_6uvM2_HiC, whole genome shotgun sequence genome:
TGTacacttttccttaaattccaaaGCTACTGGTTCCCATTCTGGAAAATAGTCCCTGTAATTATTGGGTCCACATCAGGGAGGCTGAAACAGGATGTACATCAGGAAAAAGTGAGGTCTTTTATTGACCCCCCTTCTTTTGAGCAAACCATCGTTACATAGATTTCCGCATTttgtcttctctcaaaaatggCAAACTGTGTCCCATAAGCTGATGGGCCCATTTCTTGCACGGTGTAGGGTAAGAGATTGGAAGGCAGAACAGGGTAACTGCTAcaagaagagatggagaagggtTCTTTCTTACAAGGTGTAGGGTAGGAGGATGGAAGGCAGAACAAGATAACTGCTAcaggaagagaatagagaagggCCAGTTGCCATGTGACAAAATAAGAATGTGtaactgacacacacacacacacacacacacacacacacagtgctagCACTCCGTGAGATGAAGTGGAATGAGAGCAAGCAGAGATTCTTCCTCACATTCAAGGAAAAGTTCAGatggagccctgccctgggccttaGTGTGTGGCCTTCTCTCCAGGTATTTCTCCcatgcagggagggaggcagcctaAGGCCAGCATGCAAGAGTGTAGGGACAGGGAGCCTGCTTGCACAGGCCAGCCAATTGCCCAGTGACCGTGGGGTCTGACCCCACAGTAGGACATCTTTTCATTTGGATGGTTTGTCTCACAAAGTGGCCCCTACACACCCCCAATTCCAAAGTCAGACATATACCTGCTTCCACCAAAGTGCTCCCCAAGGCCTGGCAAGGGTTTATGCACTCTTGGAACCCAAATCCACAGCCTTTTCCTTGGTCAGAGTTGGCTTACTGCCTTGATAGGGAGGAAGGCTGATTTTCTGGGGAGAAAGTCAATCTTGCATTGACATCAGCTAGCCCCACAAACACAGGTCATGTTGTTAATGTGGGAAACAAATACCAAACCAATGTCATAGGTCCAAATTATCTTAGTATTTTGCTAAAAAGAATTTAGATGTTTTTACTGACCACAGTTAGTTGAATTCTAGGGCTGGCCCTAGTGGGAGGACAGGTATGGGCTGGTGAGGCCCAAAAGCTCCAGCTCATCTGCAGGATGATGTCCCTTCTACTACTGGGGACCTGACTTGTGCACAATGAAGCCCTATCATAGTGCAGCCAAAGGCCAGGGATGGAGTCCATGTACCCACTGGATCCACTGGTGAGGAGTGCTCGAGTAGAGCCTTGGCAGTGGGGCCCCCAGAAAGCACTTCAGCCCAGTGGCACTATCAGCCACTTAGTATGTTCCAGACTTTGAGGACACACCCTGTGTGTGTTGACTAAACCAACAGTCACAGAAGTGAGAAGGTAACAGGTGTACCAGACACAAGAGCCAAATAGAGGAAAGATAAATGGTGCCATGAACTCCTAAGGCTGAACCTCACCCAATTTAGTGTTTGCACATCATGGATGCTATgcgttctttttcttttatcagtaACTGCAGATACCCAAGgtttaaatggagaaaaagctTAATGTAGCACAGAGGACACCAGATGGTTGACACTGAGATTCTGTTTATTTCTGACCATTTCTTTACAACTGTCCATGCAGGAATAACTCCCACATCTACCTCCCAAACTTGAATCTCCCTCTAGAAATAGAGATCCATATTTCTAATGCTCTAAATGCATCTCCCCAAAGACCCTATTAACTCCCAGGACAACATCCCCCCTACCCAAATCAcctttcctttccctgctcacactcggcAGTTGTCTCAAACTGTGGTTTCTGTGTTCCTTCAAAATACACTTATGACTGGGCTTCAGTGTCTGAGTGCCCAGAATGAGGCCTATGGTAGGCGTATCCAGCTAGACAGGCATATGACAGGGGCACAAAATGGGCTCCAGGTCAAAGAAAGTCCGATCGCCACAACGAGGACAGGGTTTGACGCTGAACCAGACCACGTCAGGCCGCCCCAATTCCTGCAGCATTTGCTTCAGCCTGGCATGCAGAGGGACAAGCCTGCCCAAGTggaaggtgccagagacatcctCGTAACTCTCTAGGGGGACAGGATAGAGCACGCGACTCAGCTTGCTCAGCCCAATGGTGTGGCGAACCAGGTCCTCCAGGACATGCATCGAGATGGGGTTTCCACAGAAAGTGAAAGTCATGAGCTGTGAGCAGTGGCTGAGGGCAGGCAGGATGGCACTGAACTGGGAATCCATGATCCCACACTCATCTAAGTCCAGATCCTGGAGGGTGGCAGAGGCTCTCTCTATCAGAACTCGGAGGGGCCCAGCACTCACATTGGTCAGGTTGACCCCACTGAGACTCAGGTTCTTCAGCTGACTGACATTCAGGTGCTGGGATAGATATCTCAAGTCTGATTTTGAAAGCAGGCAGTTAGTTATTGACAGGTTCTCCAAGGGGGTCTTCAGgcagctggggagagacagagcagttAGTCCTCGGGGATGGAGGTAGCAGACGGAGGGACACGGAGATGACCCAGACCTCGAGGGAAAAGGCCCACTCCACCAAAACCCAATGTGTTACAGATGATGGTCAAGCCCCAGGATGctgagtggttaaaaaaaaaaaaaagcactcaaaTCAATCCACAGTTCAGTGGAGTCCTTTCTCCATCACTTACGTGCTGGGTGACTTGGTCAAGTGAATGAAACCTCAAACATCCCCTTTGCTGTCAAGTGGAACACGGCACACCCTTTAGAGGTGCTGTGAACATGGATTAATGTTAACAATGAGAGGTACTTAAAAGGGGAGCCTGGCCCAGTGTCTCAAATAAGGAAGGGAACCATTGAAATCTAGTACTGGGCTGCAGGACTAGAAATGCTTTCAACTTGGGCTTCCTTCTGGCTGCTGCTCAGACCCCAGTCACTGGTACCCATTTCCGTGAGGCTAATGGGGGAGGTTCGTGAAGGGCTAACCTGGGCAAGGTCTAGCAGCCTACAGCCTCTGGGGTATAACTTGGCAGTTCCTTATTCCAGCTCCCTTCCGCGCATGCCCAGATTTGGGCATCTCCTCTGTACTGCCTTACATAGAACCCAGAGCAACCCTTTACTGACAGGGAATCAGAGGTAGGTTTGGAGGGAAAGGCTCACATTGTCAAAGCTGCCGAGTACAGAGCTTGTGATCTGAAACCTCACATCGGGATACGCCTGCCCTTCATCAATTCCCTCAagtttagtgattttttaaaattaatttttgaccaTCATAACTTAGGCATCATTTTCTCAGGAAGAATTCTCAAAGCCACACTCATCTGCCCCAAAGCCTCCCCCCATACATAGATTCCTAACAAAGAGTCATTTCAAATAATGTGTATTCGAGTTCATACCTCCAACCTTTATCTGGGAAGTTACATGACAACATGTGTGGGGACATCGTTACCATGTGTGGGCCTTTAGTGATTCATGCAGGCTGGCACTGTCAAATGGTGGACCCACTGCAGATGCCCCTTATTGTTTACCAGAATGAAACAGGGCTTATGCCCGTCTGCCAAGAAACCTCACTATCCCTCACCTGAGCACTTGGTCCAGGTGGTCTTCAAGGAAGGAGATAGAGTCCAAACAGAGCTCCTTAAGGTAGTGCAGCCTGAGGAACTGAGAGGTAAACTGGCTGATACGCTGTTCCTCCTTTGTGGGGGTGGTGTGGGAAGACATGTGGACGTGGGAGAGGAGGAGCCTGCGCAGATTGCCCATCTGACCCAGGTGAGGGGCAAACTTCCGCAGCGTGGACAGATTCCAGGTACATTTGACTTCCAAATCCTGGATAGAGTCCAGCTGCACAATCTTCAGGATCTTCTTAATGTTCTGTATCGGCATTGTGAAAATCTTCAGTTTCTTACAGCACAGATGCAGCAGACCTTTCCCCTGCTTGACTTTTTGGATGAGGTAGGCAAGCGACTTGTCAGGGGTGCCTTCCTTGAGGCAAAGATCTATAAGCACCTCCAAAGGAGCCAAGGTCTGCTTGGGCGCTGGTCTGCAACTATCCACTTTTTGCTTCTTCATAGGCTGGGCCACCTCTGGCTCCAACAGGGGGTATATACTGACCCTGGTCCCAGACCACACAGTCCAGAAGGCCTGATGAGCATTCTTCCGTAAATCCAGCACCTGCAGTTTCCACCTCCTGCAGGGAAGATGGGAGACAGACTGAGCAGCTTTCAGATCAACAAGGAATAAGACCATGAGTCTCAGACTCTAGGCAAGGCCCAGATGGCTGACCTGCACTTATACTCCATACCCTAAATGTCAGTGGCTCCTTGGGCTACTGGGATCCTTCCTGGTCCCCACCTGTAGTACCTTTAAATGCTGTACCTTTAAGTGCCACCAGGAAGGGTTGGGCACATTTCTTTGGTCACCTCTGGATCTCAATCAGCTCTACAAGTCCACAGACTGTTCCTTAGAGTGTCCCCCAGGGATGGCCTCAAGACAGAGGGTTGGGCACATTTCTTTGGTCACCTCTGGATCTCAATCAGCTCTACAAGTCTACAGACTATTCCTTAAGAGTGTCCCCCAGGGATGGCCTCAAGACAGAGGCTTCCTCACTGGCACCAACAGAAGCCTCTGGCCCACCCTGTGGCCCTGTACTCTCCCTGACCCCAAGCAAGCGCTGGAATGCTGAGGCCCTCTCAAGCTATGGGTTCACCCTCACCTGGGGCGAGGCTCCTTGGCAAGCAGGGCATTGAGTCCATCCAGTGCAGCTTGAAGGGTCTCCTGGTGAGGCTGCTGCTCCTTCATCAGGGCCCCCAGAGGAAGGCAGGCGAAGGGCCAGGCCTGCACCATTGCCTTCAGGATCTCGCTGTACCTCCCAGCGAAGGCCGCTATGAACAGTGGTGGGAAGAGCTCCATGGGCAGCACCTCCAGAGCAGCAATGGCCAAGGCCTGGTCCCTCAGCAGGCTCTGACCTGCCAGATCCACGAGTCTGGGTATGGCCGGGAGGCTCACCCTGATTAATATGCTCCGAGAAGAATCCTGGCCAAACATCCAAGGAACAAAGATGAGTATGAGCAACCCCATTATCCCTCCATCCTTCAGAGGAATGAGTTCAAAGCCAAAATCACTGTTCTGACAATAGTTAGGGAGTCCTCAGTTTACCCCAATTCCCATTCTCTGCTAGGCGGCCACAAAGCCACAGCTCTGCCCACGCTGGAGCCAGAATGAACATCTTGCCATGCCCTAATGGGGGAGCAAGATGACCACTGGCCCCAACCCATATCCAGCTACTGCTGCCTTTAATTCTAGCTCCACTGCAAAGGTAGCATTGAGGAACCTGAAAACTGATCCCATCCTTTTTAGGGAAAGCTTGATGATTATAACCTGAGCATTGAAAATACAGAGGAATAAGAAATGTTATGTGGCCCAGCGTGACCTCCTCCTCAGCTCTAACAATCAACCCAgatgaaaaagattaaagaacACATCCATACAGTCAGTGCCATTACGTCATTTAAGACACTCTCAACTGTAAAATATGTTCTCATATTGTAATATGTTCTTGCATGTGCAAGTTggagatgaaaaaaattacacagtATCCCccaaatgattttattaaatctctCCTACAAATAAGAGAATTACCATTTTGTTTAGGGAAACATGGAGCTCACATTCAGAACAAACCCTCCACGTTAAAAAATACTCTATGGagtatttttttcctatggaatatttttcaagcttttagtttatttttctaaaaataaaagctttagtaaaatcacaaaacaataaattttatgaattatAATTGCCAAAcacaaactaaatatttaaaacaccattaaaaaattCCAACTAACTCGATATCTTTCATTCCACCCTCCCCCAAAAAAACCTACTTGGTTAAGAAATATCATCAGTGTCTATCAAATGGCATACAGACCccaaagcagaaatcaaaaggtTGGAGATTAAGGCAAAACTGTGTTCAGAGGCAAAAGCAAAGCCTCCTCATTTACACTGCATGGCTGAGGGCAGCATGACAGCTGGCATCCCAAGTCCGAGGCTGCTGCCTCACCAGAACAGGACTTGGGACCATCCACTCAGACCTCAGGCAGGGACTCCAATGCTCCAGGCCTCTGGGTGTCTCTCCGCTGGCTCCTCAGAAGCAATAATAGGCCTTTCTGGCCTCACCTCCCTTTTCAGATCCTAGATGAAATTTCAATTTCCAACTGAAAACACAATCTTATTACTGGATCTCCAGTTAATCCAGATTAGGGTTCTGACTTTCTCTATACAATTGACTGAATCATATGCTCcattcatgaaagaaagaaaagaaaaccaacctGGAGGTACACTTGGGAGCGTTCTGGCCACATCAGAATATCTCAAATGTTCAGGTTAAGACAGCTTTAATGCAGACAGTGGTgttatcccaaaagaaagaagtaaaaataaaattccaaaataatCACGTAAGTCACTTATTTGGTAAATTACCTAAAACCACAAACTGTGTGTCTATTCACAGAGGAAGTGGTACAACTGAAGTATTGTTGTCTTCCAGATTTTGATGATCAAGGCCTCCCTGAAGGAGGTCAGGTCAAAATTACAACCACAAGTTggccaggagaaggaaggggcgGGGTGTTTGAACAGTATTGGCAACAAAACTGGGAACAGGACTAGTTCAATCCTGATAGTCACTGGGGGGTGAGGGCTATGGGCTCTCTGGGATCttagaggcagggagagaaataAGCATGAGCTAAAATGCACGTATCCTTGTCATCGAGAAGCTGCCACCAGAGGACTTTGTCTTGAGGCTCAACTATCCTCTTCCTGATCCTGACTTTTCAAAAGCCAATCAGGTCTAGGCA
Encoded proteins:
- the PRAME gene encoding melanoma antigen preferentially expressed in tumors, which encodes MWPERSQVYLQDSSRSILIRVSLPAIPRLVDLAGQSLLRDQALAIAALEVLPMELFPPLFIAAFAGRYSEILKAMVQAWPFACLPLGALMKEQQPHQETLQAALDGLNALLAKEPRPRRWKLQVLDLRKNAHQAFWTVWSGTRVSIYPLLEPEVAQPMKKQKVDSCRPAPKQTLAPLEVLIDLCLKEGTPDKSLAYLIQKVKQGKGLLHLCCKKLKIFTMPIQNIKKILKIVQLDSIQDLEVKCTWNLSTLRKFAPHLGQMGNLRRLLLSHVHMSSHTTPTKEEQRISQFTSQFLRLHYLKELCLDSISFLEDHLDQVLSCLKTPLENLSITNCLLSKSDLRYLSQHLNVSQLKNLSLSGVNLTNVSAGPLRVLIERASATLQDLDLDECGIMDSQFSAILPALSHCSQLMTFTFCGNPISMHVLEDLVRHTIGLSKLSRVLYPVPLESYEDVSGTFHLGRLVPLHARLKQMLQELGRPDVVWFSVKPCPRCGDRTFFDLEPILCPCHMPV